The Deltaproteobacteria bacterium genome segment GATTGTAGACAATGGTCCCGTTCGTCTCCCCTAATCGTGCCACCGCGGGCTTGGGAAGGTGGCTCCTTTTGATCAGGTTTAAGCGAATGGCGTCTTCAATATCTCGTCCGATATAACTGATTGTGTCAGCCATGCGCACCACACACCCCTCAAGTGTCATTGGAGTCAGGCCAAAGTCCGGGTCGGCAGTCTTTTTGGCAATGTCTTGATCAAGACTATCAAATGTCTTTTGGCCGTGTGGATGGAGCGCCTGGGCATGAATCTCGCCATCATGACACAGGATGCCGTCCAGAACCTGAAGCGCTAAGTTGAGGCCCCTCCCCTTCCGTTCAATTTTGTCAAGAAATCTGACGCTTTGAAGGTTGTGCTGGAAGGATCCGATGCCAGAAGCCTTGCAAAGCTCAGACAGATATGCCTCCCCATCGTGCCCGAAGGGGCAATGTCCGATGTCATGACCCAGTGCAATCGCTTCAAGAAGATCCTCATTTAGGCTAAGAAACCGCCCTATTGTCCGAGATATCTTTGAGACCAGTTGGACATGAAGAACTCTGTGGGTAATATGGTCATTATCAACAAGATAAAATACTTGAGTCTTATCAATATACCGCGTGTAGGCCAGGGAATGAAGGATGCGATCAGAATCGACAGCATAGTTCTGGCGGTGCCCTGAGTCGATGCGATCTTCGGGAAAGCGCCTTATGGCATGCCTGCTGTGAGCGGCCATTGGGGATAGAAGGTGTTCTTCCCGGTCATTCAGAGTTTCTTTCAACTCTCGCAAATCTATGGAATCATATCCGCCCATTTTCAAGCATCTCATCCACTAACTTGTAATAGTCGATCCTTGCCTGTTTAAACCCCTCTTTTCCGTACTTCAAGTTTGCCTCAAGGACTCCATAACGGCCATTATGAAAGTAGATGTCCAGGCCCACATCGTCTAACTGGCAAATACGGGCAATATCGACGGCAAAGGCAATAGCCTCCTCTGGGATGTTGTCTAAACCAATGGTGGCGCCTTGTGAAATATTGGTGCGAAACTCGTCAGGTTTGGCAATACGCCAGTATGCGTGGACAGGGTGTCCGCGCATCACAACGACGCGAAGATCACGGTCAATTTCAAGGTATTCCTGGATATAGGCAGGCCCGCTCAACTGGGTATATTGATCGAGTTCGGTTTTGTTGCGAATCAGATATATTCCCCTGCCGAGCGCTGATCCCCGCGGGATTTTGCCCACAAAGGGAAACTTGAAGTGTCTCAAAATAAACGATTTTTGACGGTTTCCGTAAAATATGCGCGTTCTGGGATGGGGGATTTTCAAAAGATCAAAAAGGGCGGTTTGCTTGATCTTGTCCTGCGCAAATTTGTAGGTGTGGTAGTTAGGAAAGGTCCGCTTTCCCATTGTGTCGAAGATGTCAGCGTAAAAGGCTGTTGGATAATAGATGACATCGGAACTGCGAATGAGTTCTACCTGCCACTCCTCATAGTCCGAAAGGTTGGTGCGAACGCCCAGTGTTATGACATTCTTGCAGTATCGCAATCTGTTTTCAAGAGCTATCTTTTTCGTCTTCAAATCCAACAGGTTGCCACGGGAGACCATCTTAATTGAACAATCTGAACCTGATGACATGAAACAGGGCAGCCGCACCATCTTTCCACGTGATCTTTTTGCCCTCTTCATATCCCCTTCCACTATAGGATATTGGCACCTCGTACATTCGACATTTCAGCTTGGCAAACTTTGCGGTAATCTCTGGCTCAAACCCGAAACGATTCGATTTGATCACGATTTTTTCAAGAAGGGATGCTCGAAAGGCCTTGAAACCCGTTTCCATGTCAGTGAGATTCAGATTCGTAAACATGTTGGAAAGGATGGTCAAAAACCTATTTCCCACGTAATGCCAGAAAAATAGAACCCGGTGTGGTCCACCCAGGAACCTGGATCCATAAACCACGTCTGCGCGGCCATCCAAGATGGGCCCGACGAGCGTGGCGTATTCACCTGGATCATATTCCAGATCCGCATCCTGAATGATCACAATATCTCCGGTCACGTGTTGAAAACCTGTTCTCAGGCCAGCGCCTTTTCCCTTGTTCCTTAAATGATAAATGACCATGACATCCTCCGTCACGGTCATCTCTTTGAGCCGCTGCGTGGTCCCGTCTGTAGAGCCATCGTCAATGACAATGATCTCTTTGTCTTGGTGCACTGATCTCACCCGATTCAGGATCTCCCTGATCGTGGCGATTTCATTGTATACTGGAATGACTATGGAGAGTTTCATACCCCAAGAAGACTCTCTATCTCCTTTCGACTTCGTGCCAGGTGACTTCCGGGCCAGTAGATCTTACCACAGTCCCTGCAAATGGAAAAACGGTCGTGAACTGTCCACACATAATCCGGCACACTTTCATATACGTCTTCCCTTTGAACAGTTTCGAGGGGCCCGTTGCATAGGGTACATCGCGTAAAGAAATTGTCCGGATCAGGCCTCAGTCCAAGCAGGTCCACAACCTGCTGGAGTTGCACCTTCGGGTCATTATCTTTTATAAACAAAAAGTTATCCGGTTTCACCTTTCCTGCAAGACTCGTATTTCGCGAAAGAAGAACTCTCCCCTCATCTGCCATCGCAATGAACTTGTCGTTGGCCAGAGTGTTGGAATACAAGGTATCATATCCAAGGAGGCGAAGCCATCGGGCAAGCCTTCCCAGCATACGATCAGCGGAGAACTTCATGCTAGGAGGCAATCCGGAAGTGTTTTTATCAAGAGTCAAGGGGAACGACCTCGCCATCACAGGGCTCCAAGGTGTAGGCCTTGGCAGGTATTGTAACATCCGTCCAGAACCTCTCCACATTCAGTGACAAGACAGGACTTTGCGCCTCGGAGATTATCATCTCGTGTGGGATGAGCATGCCTTCCACATTCTTGAACTGATTGAACTTGATCTCGTACTTCAAATTGCCCGATCCGTCAAACAACTCAACTCGCTCTATGGTCTTCCGGTCATCCTTGAACCACATCTTTTCAATGAGGCGATTCCATCTCTTGTAAAGACAAAGACACCACTGGCCGTTGCCTTCTGCTATTTGTATCTTGGCATCATTGAACGGATAGACAGGGGGGCGACCTGACAGGAGAAAAAAGAGGTCCTCGGCCCTGACCGGTACAGATAAGAAACGGGAAAGATTGCGGGCAGTGCCTTTGCCTTTGTAGCAGCGATTGTTTTCAAAGACATAGGCACAAAAGGCAGCTTCTCTTACCAAGAATGTCAGCGTGGGCTGTCCCCATGGCCCGAGGGTTTCCACTCGCAGGTTGCCGGGTTGTGACCCTATCCATGCAACCCGCATACTTTGTCCCTTGGCGCTTATTGTGAGCTTGCCAACCCCCCTGAAGCTTTCAGGTTCCGTTCTGCGCTCCTTTAGGAAAGCTAATAGACGACTGGCGTCTGGGCCGGGCCGGTCGGAAACCGCTTTGCGTGTGGATGCACAGGCAAAAAGGCATAGGGGCAAAAGCAGAGTTACAACAATGGAAGCGCTACTATTAAGTATCCTGGCCGAACTCTTTTTCAATGGATTCGATCTTTCGTTCGATAGGCTCTTTGTCTTTTTTCTTGTTCTCCAAGGCTTTCTTGAAATATTTTAACGCCTCTGTCGGATTGTTCACCTTTATGTATGCATCGCCCAGGTGTTCGAGGATCGTAGGATCATCTGAAACAAGCCTGGCTGCTTCCTCAAGGTACTTGACGGCCTCCTCGAAAAGCCCTTTCTTGTAATAGACCCATCCAAAGCTGTCCGTAATGTAGCCATCGTTTGGCTTGTGTTTCATGGCCCTTTTGATCAACTTCTCTGCTTCGTCAAGGTTAATGCCGAGTTCGGAATAGGTATAGCCCAGGTAGTTTAGCGCCTCGGCATGCGTCGGATCGATCTCAATAAGAGCCTTCATCTCGGTGATGCACGCTTCTTTGTTGCCGGCCTTATCGTAAACCACACCCAGGCGAAAGCGAAGTCTTATGTTGTCGGGTTGCAAGTGGAGACCCCTCTGAAGTGTGTCAATGGCCTCATCATAAGACTCCATCTCTTCATAGAGTGCCCCAAGAAACAAATAGGACCCAGGGTCATTGGGTTCCGCTTTGAGGGCTTGTTTCATCAGCTCGATCGCCCTGTCCGGGTCTCCTTTTTCCTCATAAAGAAAGCTAAGATGAACAAGAGCGCTTCTGTGGTATGAAGCCCCCTGACCGACTTTCTCATAAGCTGCAATGGCTTCATCTGTTTGCTTAAGCCCTTCAAAGGCCATTCCCAAAAAGTAGTGGATCTCCGGTTTGTCGGCATCATCTTCCACAAGCAACTGCAAAGTCCTGGCTGCCTCAAGGTATTCCTTTTGGTCCAGATATATGAGGGCAATTTGCTTGACGACCAGCGGATTGGATCGACTCCGCATCTTCAGCTCCTCAAACACTTGCCCGGCATCCGCTGTCCGGCCCATCTTCAAATAGTAATGCCCCAATCCCACTGCCGCCTTGATGCTGTCCGGGTTGTTGTCAAGAACCCTTTCGTACGTCTCAACAACCTTTTCGTGCCTCTCAGTGGCTTCGTAAATGCTCACTAGCTCAAAGAGGGGCTGTTCATAATCCGGTTTGAGTTCAAGACATTCCAAGAATGCGGCCTCTGCCAGGTCATAGCGTTTCAGCGAGGAAGCGACCATTCCCAGGTGAAAATGCCCGGAAAACGACTCGGGGTCTATCTCAGTGAGAGCTTGATACAGTTCCAGGGCCTTGACCGGTTCTTTGCTCTTAACGTATTCAGAGCCTAACAATAGGTGGATACGCTCGGACTCGGGGTCCATCGCCAGCGCCTTTTTATAAGCCTCAATGGCCTCGGCATGTTGATTCAGCACTGCATTAATGCCGCCAATCATAATCATCGAAGGCACGTGCTTGGGATCTTTCTTGATAATGTCTTGTGTAATTGCAAGTGCTTGCTTATGGTCATCGTGTTGAAGATAGAGCTGGGCAAGTTCAGATTTCAAATACACCGAATCTTCATCCCTGGCCACAGCTTCCCTCAGCATCTCTATTGCCTTGTTGATCTCGCCTCGCTTCTTCATAAGGCGTGACTGGGTATAGTAGTAGTAGGCTCCAACATCTTTTGCTTTCACTGTCGGAGCTATTTCTCCTGCAGGCAGAGTCTTTTCACCAGTGGCACAACCCAACAGACTCGGCACGACTCCTGCAATAATTAGCGCCCTAATCAGGTTTTGAAACATGTTTTCTTTCTCCTTGTGACGGCTTTTTTCATTCGCTTTGGCCAAGCCCTTCCAGAAATGTGTCAAATTCGGGTATCTCTTGTTCGAA includes the following:
- a CDS encoding Mut7-C RNAse domain-containing protein, with the protein product MARSFPLTLDKNTSGLPPSMKFSADRMLGRLARWLRLLGYDTLYSNTLANDKFIAMADEGRVLLSRNTSLAGKVKPDNFLFIKDNDPKVQLQQVVDLLGLRPDPDNFFTRCTLCNGPLETVQREDVYESVPDYVWTVHDRFSICRDCGKIYWPGSHLARSRKEIESLLGV
- a CDS encoding glycosyltransferase family 2 protein; translated protein: MKLSIVIPVYNEIATIREILNRVRSVHQDKEIIVIDDGSTDGTTQRLKEMTVTEDVMVIYHLRNKGKGAGLRTGFQHVTGDIVIIQDADLEYDPGEYATLVGPILDGRADVVYGSRFLGGPHRVLFFWHYVGNRFLTILSNMFTNLNLTDMETGFKAFRASLLEKIVIKSNRFGFEPEITAKFAKLKCRMYEVPISYSGRGYEEGKKITWKDGAAALFHVIRFRLFN
- a CDS encoding ATP-grasp domain-containing protein, translating into MVSRGNLLDLKTKKIALENRLRYCKNVITLGVRTNLSDYEEWQVELIRSSDVIYYPTAFYADIFDTMGKRTFPNYHTYKFAQDKIKQTALFDLLKIPHPRTRIFYGNRQKSFILRHFKFPFVGKIPRGSALGRGIYLIRNKTELDQYTQLSGPAYIQEYLEIDRDLRVVVMRGHPVHAYWRIAKPDEFRTNISQGATIGLDNIPEEAIAFAVDIARICQLDDVGLDIYFHNGRYGVLEANLKYGKEGFKQARIDYYKLVDEMLENGRI
- a CDS encoding DUF4292 domain-containing protein, which translates into the protein MKKSSARILNSSASIVVTLLLPLCLFACASTRKAVSDRPGPDASRLLAFLKERRTEPESFRGVGKLTISAKGQSMRVAWIGSQPGNLRVETLGPWGQPTLTFLVREAAFCAYVFENNRCYKGKGTARNLSRFLSVPVRAEDLFFLLSGRPPVYPFNDAKIQIAEGNGQWCLCLYKRWNRLIEKMWFKDDRKTIERVELFDGSGNLKYEIKFNQFKNVEGMLIPHEMIISEAQSPVLSLNVERFWTDVTIPAKAYTLEPCDGEVVPLDS
- a CDS encoding tetratricopeptide repeat protein encodes the protein MFQNLIRALIIAGVVPSLLGCATGEKTLPAGEIAPTVKAKDVGAYYYYTQSRLMKKRGEINKAIEMLREAVARDEDSVYLKSELAQLYLQHDDHKQALAITQDIIKKDPKHVPSMIMIGGINAVLNQHAEAIEAYKKALAMDPESERIHLLLGSEYVKSKEPVKALELYQALTEIDPESFSGHFHLGMVASSLKRYDLAEAAFLECLELKPDYEQPLFELVSIYEATERHEKVVETYERVLDNNPDSIKAAVGLGHYYLKMGRTADAGQVFEELKMRSRSNPLVVKQIALIYLDQKEYLEAARTLQLLVEDDADKPEIHYFLGMAFEGLKQTDEAIAAYEKVGQGASYHRSALVHLSFLYEEKGDPDRAIELMKQALKAEPNDPGSYLFLGALYEEMESYDEAIDTLQRGLHLQPDNIRLRFRLGVVYDKAGNKEACITEMKALIEIDPTHAEALNYLGYTYSELGINLDEAEKLIKRAMKHKPNDGYITDSFGWVYYKKGLFEEAVKYLEEAARLVSDDPTILEHLGDAYIKVNNPTEALKYFKKALENKKKDKEPIERKIESIEKEFGQDT
- a CDS encoding HD domain-containing protein; protein product: MGGYDSIDLRELKETLNDREEHLLSPMAAHSRHAIRRFPEDRIDSGHRQNYAVDSDRILHSLAYTRYIDKTQVFYLVDNDHITHRVLHVQLVSKISRTIGRFLSLNEDLLEAIALGHDIGHCPFGHDGEAYLSELCKASGIGSFQHNLQSVRFLDKIERKGRGLNLALQVLDGILCHDGEIHAQALHPHGQKTFDSLDQDIAKKTADPDFGLTPMTLEGCVVRMADTISYIGRDIEDAIRLNLIKRSHLPKPAVARLGETNGTIVYNLVTDVIKNSFEKPAIAFSQEASDALKQLRNFNFKNIYLNPQIKPASGKIRDLFKVLFEGYLSDLQKGTEDSIIFSEYLRDMSADYLDSTAPPEIVRDFIAGMTDDFFLKQFPEDLRPRRITERF